In one window of Acanthopagrus latus isolate v.2019 chromosome 15, fAcaLat1.1, whole genome shotgun sequence DNA:
- the prepl gene encoding prolyl endopeptidase-like, translating to MAVLSSLLCSSARLFSQPRLRFWELTVCKRTTWPSLPVQRCYTSDTSESSVDHLSAGLERYKHLQKYFNRRLKATYHQFSSIPDHSMVCGLHHVYFIEGDGIYRMDKRQSELDPEQVLNLAQVSEEKDKTGRDNEERKRRCQGWTVQRIRLSPQEKHLAATLKTNHREELRCVVVRLGSSPPLDSPNVIFTLDKVFSFEWATDNILFYTTLEDLRCSRVFRLNLTSCGSRISSVYQETHPDVFVEVSLSRDRQILSINCSSRTSSEVLLIDTASSNLEPFLVQPRQLDLLYHVEHWRRWLIILANTGPGQEYQVVQAPLSEPSMASWVPLLAPGTGTAIKDMDVVGDHCVLVARTPASELALIVVPLTHPEEAYTVQLPSWACAVQTKKPDLADQRSVFEFLISSPVHLPVSFCLHPEDGLLLSDTEERSSPENQGNYTTTRLEACSQDGTLVPMTLFHTVPVEGLRQAPLLVHVYGAYGRDLNMEFCPEKRLLLEQGWALAYCHIRGGGELGLSWQRQARVEGKHRGVEDLKACVHHLFSSGVSSPALTALTACSAGAVPVGVLCNEHPHMMQAVILHAPFLDVLGTMEDPSLPLTLEDREEWGDPAGNPKHRLTISSYCPLHNITPQCYPSMLLTAYSDDARVPLSGVLKYAEKLKKAIYTHFTVKPKSECEPAPNIVLNIQSGANHLGPEDFEMMLEEEALKLSFLYMELGLDPRQPLRRRRKR from the exons gacACTTCAGAATCATCAGTGGATCATCTAAGTGCTGGACTTGAGAGGTACAAGCACTTGCAGAAGTATTTTAACAGGAGACTGAAGGCAACATACCACCAGTTTTCCAGCATACCTGATCACTCAATG GTCTGCGGACTTCACCACGTTTACTTCATTGAAGGGGATGGCATCTACAGAATGGACAAGAGACAGA GTGAGCTGGACCCAGAGCAGGTGCTAAATCTAGCACAAGTCTCTGAAGAGAAGGATAAGACAGGACGTGATAATGAAGAGAGGAAACGGAGGTGTCAGGGGTGGACTGTTCAGAGAATACGTCTTTCCCCACAGGAAAAGCATCTTGCTGCCACACTAAAAACTAATCACAGAGAAGAGCTGAG GTGTGTGGTTGTGAGGCTTGGAAGCTCCCCTCCTCTGGATTCTCCAAATGTCATATTCACACTTGACAAAGTCTTCAGCTTTG AGTGGGCCACAGACAACATCCTGTTTTACACGACTCTGGAGGATCTACGCTGCAGCAGAGTGTTTCGTCTAAACCTAACCTCCTGTGGAAGCAGGATCAGCTCTGTGTACCAGGAAACGCATCCTGA CGTGTTTGTAGAGGTTTCCCTTTCCAGAGACCGACAGATACTAAGCAtcaactgcagcagcaggaccagTTCAGAGGTGCTGCTTATTGATACAGCATCATCCAATCTCGAGCCTTTCCTGGTTCAGCCACGCCAGCTAGACCTCTTGTACCACGTAGAGCACTGGAGAAGGTGGCTGATTATACTGGCTAATACAGGGCCTGGACAGGAATATCAG GTGGTTCAGGCCCCTCTCTCAGAGCCATCCATGGCTTCCTGGGTGCCCTTGTTAGCCCCGGGCACTGGCACTGCAATCAAGGACATGGACGTGGTTGGAGACCACTGTGTGTTGGTTGCAAGAACACCAGCCAGTGAACTCGCCCTGATCGTTGTTCCACTGACCCATCCTGAGGAAGCATACACTGTACAg CTCCCCTCCTGGGCCTGTGCCGTCCAAACCAAGAAACCAGACTTGGCAGATCAACGCAGTGTGTTCGAGTTCTTGATCTCATCTCCTGTACACCTGCCAGTGTCCTTCTGTCTACACCCCGAGGATGGGCTACTTTTATCAGACACCGAAGAAAGGTCCTCCCCAGAGAACCAGGGCAATTATACCACCACACGCTTGGAGGCCTGCAGCCAA gaTGGTACCTTGGTGCCAATGACACTGTTTCATACAGTGCCTGTGGAGGGTTTGAGACAGGCGCCACTGCTGGTCCATGTCTACGGAGCTTATGGCAGAGATCTCAACATGGAGTTCTGCCCAGAGAaaaggctgctgctggagcaaGGCTGGGCTCTGGCCTACTGCCACATCAG AGGTGGAGGGGAGCTGGGTCTGTCCTGGCAAAGACAAGCTCGTGtggaggggaaacacagaggagtggAGGACCTCAAAGCATGTGTCCATCACCTTTTCTCTTCAGGAGTCTCCTCTCCTGCACTCACTGCCCTTACAGCCTGCAGTGCTGGGGCTGTGCCAGTAGGTGTGCTGTGCAATGAACACCCACACATGATGCAGGCTGTCATACTGCAT GCTCCATTCCTGGATGTGTTGGGAACTATGGAGGATCCCAGCCTGCCTCTGACTTTGGAGGATAGAGAGGAATGGGGGGACCCAGCAGGAAACCCAAAACACAGACTCACCATCTCCTCCTACTGTCCCCTTCACAACATTACTCCTCAG TGCTACCCATCGATGCTGCTGACAGCCTACAGCGATGATGCCAGGGTTCCTCTGTCTGGTGTCCTCAAATACGCTGAGAAGTTAAAGAAAGCCATTTATACACACTTCACCGTGAAGCCAAAGTCAG AATGTGAGCCAGCACCAAACATAGTTCTGAATATCCAATCTGGAGCAAATCACCTCGGACCAGAGGACTTTGAGATGATGCTAGAGGAG gagGCACTCAAGCTATCATTTCTATACATGGAGCTGGGCCTGGACCCTCGTCAGCCGCTacgaagaagaaggaagagataA